The Brassica oleracea var. oleracea cultivar TO1000 chromosome C6, BOL, whole genome shotgun sequence genome includes a region encoding these proteins:
- the LOC106300074 gene encoding mediator of RNA polymerase II transcription subunit 13-like: MWTNVFKIGGLRNVSWFQFLPSEAELSPASDTTSSRAEQNDVATYLVLSSHLRLQKEGFLSTWTNSFVGPWDPSQGLYNPDEKIKLWLFLPGRHSSITDKAQAVVSKLRVVASGIWVAPGDSEEISVAFSQSLRNCIERALTGLSYMRFGDVFSKFSPQSEDYLRACKNFVSRGQPTVEFIFAATEEAVFVHVIVSAKNVRALSSGDAERLLRSSLKNSSYRLPVIVSPHGMRGSLTGFCPNDLVKQVYFSSGNIGTSSGYIGLPSHVDRGSRLINDNHCYVEVTLGCCQSINDNTSQTNSTFAVNLPHNQRPEPSVGSRDHRKGQQDISSVREKKFIYPAEAVLVPILQSAFAKFSLKRFWLQNWIGPSLAGSSLYIHWAGDFDFLRSSGNKSDGFYEKNGYNSSGSSRNSSISSTSSASSGSGWRMASRTGDLDADADSLTCRQSGVTCNDDRPKSGSKRSRTGRTESFGQVGITDDQIGWDWDDDDDDDDDDDRGVGMDIKALLSEFGDFGDFFENDALPFGEPPGTAESHTLMIPLDSAEIGCSPVDMMDVSDQIVLPDGFSSFESFNPVPPIIDECLIKSQEVINSSVTSAPLNQMSSSSTGEFDHLIKAEAMMTFAPEYGAVEVPMSEISSFKSPYLPKSHKVESSHSRTSNYVYGPTPPATDSDGAADKNSLGSKACIGNNDGRTLFQSRDYYTQVEGRKDQHKMLPTVISDNSSTKEGVSQLKYSNFSAVKTVQGKKSDGISAVVSTLLSSKTLLATDVGSVMFQAFMSRMRHIIISSKHSSPVNLTRLSGKLFLNQLSNEPSSLTDNISARNEIYKKEIPTRIAGDFDGGMIDSHMSAPVGVWRTVSVPKTAKPASSPNIEAGSSLPHSSFSEDSLLSYGQRQPLQELLDGIALIVQQATSFVDLALDSDCGDGPYGWLALEELWRRELSCGPSAGHAGCGGTLASCHSLDIAGVKLVDPLSAEVFPSSVITLLQSDIKTALKSAFGQSDGPLSVTDWCKGRNHSMDGGSTAESSLREAMSIDSGKREETAQSQDIYSSELLRPTLFVLPSPSILVGYQDDWLKISTNALPHWEKAPFEPYALPKNMSYTVVCPDIDPLTSAATDFFQQLGTVYEACRLGTHLPHILGNQMETDAGRLSLSGFVLLDCPQSMKIESNNTSLLGSLSDYFLSLSNGWNVTSYLKSLSRALKGLKLESCLYTNQKEGSATSPCIVVYIVCPFPDPSAVLRTIVQSSIALGSGIRPDKDRRSLLNSQVARAFGSSAAVDEASISHIPVLSGFSVPKLVLQVVSVDSIFRITSPSFNELVILKDTAFSVYNKARKISREMPNDAFQSSSLSSRSSSALTPMSSISGIWKDCVGSRMTGSTHPRDGERDGSMRTSWDSWQMTRSGGLSCDPNRNEDFYLNDESFYLFEPLFILSEPGSVERELSPTFGGLGSESSKPITEDGGRGSGLGVNAMEGIPSGSSSQGDTSQVEGKNIPSLHCCYGWTEDWRWLVSIWTDARGELLDTHIFPFGGISSRQDTKGLQCLFVQVLQQGCQILQACSSPDNGSSKPRDFVITRIGNFFELEYLEWQKAIYSAGGPDIKKWPIQLRRSAPSGIATNCSVSSLQPPDMSLIQERASSSSTFYSSHSKPSNFVKGSIGQSAGRKHIMGGQTISGTPRGLFQWVHSISFTSISLDQSLHLVLPVELVSPGGTGMSSSNYIEGFTPVKSLGSTAYSYMMIPSPNMRFLHPSPLQLPTCLTAESPPLAHLLYSKGCAIPLSTGFVVSKAVPSMRKDSRINMKEEWPSVLSVSLIDYYGGYDNAHDKILQGIMKQGGGGTQETRDFEVESHLILESIAAELHALSWMTASPAYLDRRTALPFHCDMVLRLRRLLHFADKELQTSR; the protein is encoded by the exons AGCATTAACTGGACTTTCCTACATGAGATTTGGAGATGTTTTTTCAAAATTCAGCCCTCAAAGTGAAGATTATTTGAG AGCCTGCAAGAACTTCGTTTC GAGGGGACAGCCTACTGTTGAGTTCATCTTTGCTGCTACCGAAGAGGCAGTTTTTGTCCATGTCATTGTATCTGCCAA GAATGTCCGGGCACTTTCAAGTGGCGATGCTGAGAGACTGTTAAGGAGTTCTTTGAAAAACTCCAGTTATAGGCTTCCCG TGATTGTTTCTCCTCATGGTATGCGGGGCAGCCTCACTGGATTCTGTCCCAATGACCTTGTCAAGCAAGTCTACTTCAG TTCTGGAAACATTGGGACTTCGAGTGGCTATATTGGTCTCCCTTCTCATGTTGATCGTGGGTCCCGTCTGATAAATGACAATCATTGTTACGTGGAAGTTACACTTGGTTGCTGCCAAAGTATTAATGACAACACAAGTCAAACTAATTCGACCTTTGCAGTAAACTTGCCCCATAATCAGCGTCCTGAACCATCAGTTGGGAGTAGAGATCACCGGAAAGGACAACAAGATATCTCATCCGTTCGTGAAAAAAAGTTCATATATCCAGCTGAGGCAGTGCTTGTGCCAATCTTACAGTCGGCATTTGCTAAATTTTCTTTGAAAAG ATTTTGGCTTCAAAACTGGATAGGACCATCACTGGCAGGTTCATCATTATATATACACTG GGCTGGTGATTTTGACTTCCTTCGATCGTCTGGAAATAAGAGTGATGGGTTTTATGAAAAAAATGGTTATAATAGCAGCGGCAGTAGCCGTAATAGCAGCATTAGTTCAACAAGTAGTGCTTCTAGCGGGAGTGGTTGGAGAATGGCTTCAAGAACTGGTGATCTTGATGCTGATGCAGATTCGTTGACGTGTAGGCAATCTGGTGTAACTTGCAATGATGATCGCCCAAAATCG GGTTCTAAGCGGTCGCGAACAGGGAGGACAGAGTCTTTCGGTCAAGTAG GCATTACAGATGATCAAATTGGCTGGGATTGGGATGATGATGATGATGATGATGATGATGATGATAGAGGAGTTGGTATGGATATCAAGGCACTTCTTTCAGAGTTTGGAGACTTTGGTGACTTCTTTGAGAATGATGCGTTGCCTTTTGGGGAG CCACCGGGAACAGCAGAGTCACATACGCTAATGATTCCTCTAGATTCTGCTGAAATAGGTTGTAGTCCAGTTGATATGATGGATGTATCAGACCAGATTGTTTTGCCCGATGGGTTTTCCTCTTTTGAGAGCTTTAATCCTGTTCCCCCGATCATAGATGAGTGCCTTATCAAAAGTCAAGAAGTCATCAACAGCAGTGTCACTTCAGCTCCTTTAAATCAAATGTCAAGCTCTTCTACTGGTGAGTTCGACCATTTGATAAAAGCAGAGGCTATGATGACCTTTGCTCCTGAGTATGGAGCTGTTGAAGTACCTATGAGCGAGATTTCCTCTTTCAAAAGCCCATATCTTCCCAAATCTCATAAAGTGGAGAGTTCACATTCAAGAACGAGTAACTATGTTTATGGACCCACACCACCGGCCACTGATTCTGATGGAGCAGCCGACAAAAATTCACTTGGATCAAAAGCGTGCATTGGTAACAATGATGGCAGAACTTTGTTTCAGTCGAGAGATTATTACACTCAAGTGGAGGGCAGAAAGGACCAACATAAGATGCTACCTACTGTAATTAGTGACAACAGTAGTACAAAGGAGGGTGTTTCTCAGTTAAAATATTCAAACTTCAGTGCTGTTAAGACCGTACAAGGGAAAAAGTCTGACGGTATATCTGCTGTTGTTAGTACTTTATTATCTTCAAAGACCTTGTTGGCAACAGACGTGGGAAGCGTTATGTTCCAAGCTTTCATGTCTAGGATGCGGCACATAATCATTTCTTCGAAGCACAGTTCACCAGTTAATCTGACAAGGCTTAGTGGAAAGCTATTCCTGAACCAGCTGTCAAATGAGCCCAGTAGTCTGACAGACAATATATCTGCAAGAAACGAGATATATAAGAAAGAAATACCTACTAGAATAGCTGGAGATTTTGACGGAGGAATGATAGATAGCCACATGAGTGCACCAGTTGGCGTGTGGCGGACTGTTTCAGTCCCAAAAACAGCAAAACCTGCTAGTTCGCCAAATATTGAAGCAGGCTCATCCTTGCCCCATAGTTCATTTAGCGAAGATAGCTTGCTTTCTTATGGCCAAAGACAGCCATTGCAGGAACTCCTAGATGGAATAGCGCTAATTGTACAGCAAGCTACTTCTTTTGTTGATTTAGCTCTGGATTCAGATTGTGGAGATGGTCCTTATGGCTGGCTTGCCCTGGAAGAGTTATGGAGACGGGAACTTTCGTGTGGGCCCTCTGCTGGCCATGCAGGTTGTGGGGGAACTTTGGCTTCCTGCCATTCTCTGGACATTGCTGGTGTCAAGCTAGTTGACCCACTCTCTGCAGAG GTTTTTCCTTCGTCTGTCATTACTCTGCTGCAATCTGACATTAAAACAGCTCTGAAATCTGCATTTGGTCAGTCAGATGGTCCATTATCTGTCACAGATTGGTGCAAGGGCCGAAATCACTCAATGGATGGGGGATCTACTGCTGAGTCATCCCTGCGTGAAG CGATGTCAATAGATAGTGGGAAACGAGAGGAGACTGCTCAGAGCCAAGACATATACAGTTCAGAATTACTCCGACCGACACTTTTTGTTCTTCCGTCACCTTCTATACTTGTCGG GTACCAAGATGACTGGCTTAAGATATCAACTAACGCCTTGCCACATTGGGAAAAGGCCCCTTTCGAGCCATATGCTCTGCCGAAAAAT ATGAGCTATACTGTTGTATGCCCGGATATAGATCCTTTAACCAGTGCTGCTACTGATTTCTTCCAACAACTTGGAACTG TTTATGAGGCGTGCAGACTGGGAACTCATTTGCCACATATCCTGGGAAATCAAATGGAAACTGACGCTGGAAGACTATCCTTGTCTGGATTTGTTCTGCTTGATTGCCCTCAATCGATGAAGATTGAAAGCAATAACACATCGCTTCTGGGATCTCTCAGCGATTATTTTCTATCTTTGTCGAATGGGTGGAATGTGACTAGCTATCTGAAGTCTTTATCAAGAGCGCTGAAAGGTCTAAAGCTTGAGTCTTGCCTTTACACAAACCAGAAAGAAGGATCAGCTACGAGTCCTTGCATC GTAGTGTACATAGTGTGTCCATTTCCCGATCCTTCGGCAGTTTTAAGGACGATCGTCCAATCGTCTATTGCACTTGGATCAGGAATACGGCCAGATAAAGACAGGAGATCGTTACTTAACAGTCAGGTTGCAAGGGCGTTTGGTAGTTCTGCTGCTGTAGACGAAGCATCAATATCTCATATTCCAGTGCTTTCGGGGTTTAGTGTCCCTAAACTAGTTCTACAGGTGGTGTCTGTTGATTCTATTTTTCGGATAACAAGTCCGAGCTTTAATGAGCTTGTCATTCTCAAGGATACTGCCTTTTCTGTATACAATAAGGCGCGTAAAATCTCACGAGAAATGCCTAATGATGCATTTCAGTCGTCCTCTTTATCAAGCAGATCGTCTTCAGCCTTGACACCAATGAGCTCTATTTCAGGAATCTGGAAAGACTGTGTTGGTTCTCGAATGACAGGTTCTACACATCCAAGAGATGGTGAAAGGGATGGTAGCATGAGAACGAGTTGGGATAGCTGGCAAATGACAAGATCTGGAGGATTAAGCTGCGACCCAAACAGAAATGAAGATTTTTACCTTAATGATGAAAGTTTCTATTTATTTGAACCGCTTTTCATTCTTTCGGAGCCTGGTTCAGTGGAACGTGAACTTTCACCTACTTTTGGCGGCTTAGGTTCAGAGTCTTCAAAGCCAATAACTGAGGATGGTGGCAGAGGTTCTGGACTTGGCGTCAATGCAATGGAAGGCATACCATCAGGATCAAGCTCACAGGGGGATACATCCCAGGTTGAAGGAAAGAATATTCCAAGTTTACATTGCTGCTACGGTTGGACAGAGGACTGGCGATGGCTTGTAAGCATCTGGACAGATGCCAGGGGCGAACTGCTTGACACACATATATTTCCCTTTGGTGGAATTAGTAGTAGACAGGATACGAAAGGGCTGCAGTGTCTCTTTGTTCAAGTTCTGCAGCAAGGATGCCAAATCCTACAGGCATGTTCCTCCCCTGACAATGGATCTTCAAAACCCAGAGATTTTGTCATTACACGCATTGGCAATTTCTTTGAGCTTGAATACCTAG AGTGGCAAAAGGCAATATACTCAGCTGGAGGTCCTGACATTAAAAAGTGGCCTATTCAACTTCGACGTTCTGCACCTTCTGGCATAGCCACCAATTGCAGCGTATCTTCCTTGCAACCGCCGGATATGAGTTTGATTCAAGAGAGAGCCTCGTCAAGTAGCACATTCTACAGCTCTCACTCAAAACCATCCAACTTCGTGAAAGGCAGTATAGGGCAATCTGCTGGAAGAAAGCATATAATGGGTGGACAAACCATTTCTGGTACTCCAAGGGGTTTGTTTCAGTGGGTTCACAGCATCAGTTTTACTTCTATTTCACTTGATCAATCTCTGCATCTTGTTCTTCCGGTTGAGTTGGTATCTCCTG GAGGTACTGGTATGAGTTCATCAAATTACATTGAAGGTTTCACTCCTGTCAAATCTCTTGGGTCAACGGCTTACTCGTACATGATGATACCATCACCCAACATGCGCTTTCTTCACCCAAGTCCTCTTCAGCTTCCTACATGTTTAACTGCCGAATCACCTCCGCTTGCTCACCTTCTTTACAGCAAAGGCTGTGCAATACCCTTGTCTACCGGGTTTGTTGTTTCAAAAGCAGTGCCTTCCATGAGAAAAGACTCGAGAATAAATATGAAAGAAGAATGGCCATCAGTTCTCTCTGTTAGTCTCATTGACTACTATGGTGGTTATGACAACGCTCATGACAAAATTCTTCAAGGAATCATGAAGCAAGGCGGTGGAGGGACCCAAGAAACTAGAGATTTTGAGGTTGAAAGCCATCTTATCCTTGAGTCAATTGCGGCAGAACTCCACGCTCTATCATGGATGACTGCAAGTCCAGCATATCTGGATAGGCGGACGGCATTGCCTTTTCACTGTGATATGGTTCTCAGACTGAGACGTCTTCTTCATTTCGCGGATAAAGAACTCCAGACTTCCAGATAA
- the LOC106300076 gene encoding arabinogalactan peptide 21-like encodes MEAMKMMVVFMVVAVAFSAIGQATAATVEAPAPSPTSDAAMFVPALFASVVALASGLLF; translated from the coding sequence ATGGAGGCAATGAAGATGATGGTTGTTTTCATGGTCGTTGCGGTGGCTTTCTCAGCCATAGGACAAGCGACGGCCGCCACCGTGGAAGCTCCGGCTCCAAGCCCAACTTCTGATGCTGCCATGTTCGTGCCGGCATTGTTTGCATCTGTTGTCGCTTTGGCATCTGGTCTTCTCTTTTGA
- the LOC106298342 gene encoding uncharacterized protein LOC106298342, with the protein MEEVKGQRGNGTSDADFVLQWGERKRVRCMKVKKDQSRKSSYSLTKRKLISRAVSSDRGSPSRHLNRPNKMVESPGNVRRSFVASPEKEDRYYTTRGSMGTDESGKIIKEAVKETKTHVWPKLFINLSNKEKEEDFLAMKGCKLPQRPKKRAKLVQKTLLLVSPGTWLSDLCKERYEVREKKTSKKRPRGLKAMGSMESDSE; encoded by the exons ATGGAAGAAGTGAAGGGACAAAGAGGAAATGGAACCTCAGATGCTGATTTTGTGTTGCAATGGGGGGAGAGAAAAAGAGTTAGATGCATGAAAGTCAAGAAAGATCAAAGCCGCAAGTCATCTTATTCTTTGACTAAGCGCAAACTCATTTCTCGAGCTGTTTCTTCTGATAGAGGCTCTCCTTCTCGCCATCTTAACCGTCCAAACAA GATGGTAGAGTCTCCAGGTAATGTGAGGAGATCGTTTGTGGCATCCCCTGAGAAGGAAGATAGATACTACACAACGAGGGGTTCTATGGGTACAGATGAGAGTGGGAAAATTATAAAGGAAGCTGTGAAGGAAACGAAGACGCATGTGTGGCCAAAGCTGTTTATAAATTTGTCAAATAAAGAGAAGGAAGAAGATTTCTTGGCTATGAAAGGGTGTAAGCTTCCTCAAAGGCCCAAGAAACGAGCCAAATTGGTTCAGAAGACATTGCTT CTGGTGAGTCCAGGTACTTGGTTATCAGATCTGTGCAAAGAGAGGTATGAAGTAAGAGAGAAGAAGACTTCAAAAAAG CGGCCAAGAGGACTGAAGGCAATGGGGAGCATGGAAAGCGATTCAGAGTGA